In Bryobacteraceae bacterium, the following proteins share a genomic window:
- a CDS encoding efflux RND transporter permease subunit has translation MQKLAEICVARPVFAVMLILFLVVVGGVSYTKLGVDRFPDVDLPIISVRTQLLGASPEEIESTVTRRIEDAVATVEGIDMIRSTSTESVSIVTLTFQIDRNVDIAAQDVRDAVATVIALLPRDTKPPIIKKLDTDATPTMTIVLTGNKTARELYEIADRDVQDSIESVSGVGQVLIVGGERRAINVWVDADRLAAYRIPIVGVRDAIARQNSEIPGGRVDEGHRELVLRTFGRFPDPALFNELVVATIGNTPVKVRDIGYAVDGHKERRTSARYDGKLAVALEIRRQSGANTIDVINNVKAKLGRVRELLPQGVQLELVQDQSRYIEAAFHEVQLHLILGSILASLVVLVFMRDWRATAIAAVAIPASIIATFGPMRWLGFTLNNITMLALVLMVGVVIDDAIVVLENIFRFIEEKKLPPRQAAVMATRDIGLAVMATTLSLVVVFLPVSFMSSISGRFLYSFGFTAAVAILVSLVVSFSLTPMMSSRMLTEKTVVHAGGSRGGLYGALERIYMAMLGWAMRHRLAVVALAAIVMAATAPLYRMVRQEYIPTNVDESEFEMSVIAPEGTSLTAMEDVLARATEEIRSLPGVEHVITIVGNGYLQNVNSGRVYVRLAPVEDRVLSISRLARHTLDGEPQKAFQGIFSQRNVMDAARARLREAIPDCRFAVRNLQTVSQGSAPVDIDYVIRGPELEALNDYSERLRTAAMKIPGLADVDTTLRLTKPELRVFIDRGRAADLGVDASDIAGSLRLMVGGDDEVSRYRDDKLAEDYDVEIRLQDADRNSPETVSKLYVPSSKAGMVRLDNVVSLRNGMTAYRIEGLDRQRQVGIRSNVTSGYALADRLEEMHKAAAALNLPAAYSTTVIGRGREFNQTLTEFLLAFVLSVVFMYMILASQFENLVHPVTILLSLPLAVPFGFLSLWLFKDTLNLYSALGILVLFGVVKKNSILQVDHTNNLRREGLPRLEAILQANRDRLRPILMTTMTLVAGMLPLALGNGPGAEERRSIAIIVIGGQSLSLLLTLIVTPVAYSVFDDLAQRVAGRRHAPAAIPHAGD, from the coding sequence ATGCAGAAGCTCGCCGAAATCTGCGTCGCGCGTCCGGTATTCGCGGTGATGCTGATTCTGTTTCTGGTGGTGGTGGGCGGCGTCTCCTACACCAAGCTCGGCGTCGACCGGTTCCCCGATGTGGACCTGCCGATTATTTCGGTGCGCACTCAGCTCCTCGGGGCGTCGCCCGAGGAGATCGAAAGCACGGTGACGCGCCGGATCGAAGACGCCGTCGCCACGGTGGAGGGCATCGACATGATCCGGTCGACGTCCACCGAGTCCGTCTCGATCGTCACGCTGACCTTTCAGATCGACCGCAACGTGGATATCGCGGCCCAGGACGTGCGCGACGCCGTCGCCACCGTGATCGCGCTGCTGCCACGCGACACCAAGCCGCCGATCATCAAGAAGCTCGACACCGACGCCACGCCGACGATGACGATCGTGCTGACAGGCAACAAGACGGCCCGGGAGCTTTACGAGATCGCCGACCGGGACGTGCAGGATTCGATCGAATCGGTGAGCGGCGTCGGCCAGGTGCTCATCGTCGGCGGCGAGCGGCGGGCCATCAACGTGTGGGTGGACGCGGACCGGCTTGCCGCCTACCGGATCCCGATCGTCGGCGTGCGCGACGCCATCGCGCGGCAGAACTCGGAGATCCCGGGGGGCCGGGTGGACGAAGGCCACCGCGAATTGGTGCTGCGGACGTTCGGACGCTTCCCGGACCCTGCCCTCTTCAACGAGCTCGTCGTCGCCACGATCGGCAATACTCCGGTGAAGGTTCGCGACATCGGCTATGCCGTCGACGGCCACAAGGAACGCCGCACCTCGGCGCGGTACGACGGCAAGCTGGCCGTGGCGCTCGAGATCCGGCGGCAGAGCGGAGCCAACACCATTGACGTGATCAACAACGTGAAGGCGAAGCTCGGGCGGGTGCGCGAACTGCTGCCGCAAGGCGTCCAGCTTGAACTCGTGCAGGATCAATCCCGCTATATCGAGGCCGCCTTCCACGAAGTCCAGTTGCACCTGATCCTCGGCTCCATCCTCGCCTCGCTCGTGGTGCTCGTGTTCATGCGGGACTGGCGGGCGACGGCCATCGCCGCCGTCGCCATCCCGGCCTCGATCATCGCCACGTTCGGGCCGATGCGCTGGCTCGGCTTCACGCTGAACAACATCACGATGCTCGCGCTCGTGCTGATGGTGGGCGTGGTGATCGACGACGCCATCGTCGTGCTCGAGAACATTTTCCGGTTCATTGAGGAGAAGAAGCTTCCGCCGCGCCAGGCCGCCGTGATGGCCACGCGCGACATCGGGCTCGCCGTGATGGCGACGACGCTGAGCCTGGTGGTGGTGTTCCTTCCGGTTTCGTTCATGTCGTCGATCTCCGGCCGGTTCCTCTATTCGTTCGGGTTCACGGCCGCCGTGGCGATCCTCGTTTCGCTTGTCGTCAGCTTCAGCCTCACGCCGATGATGAGTTCCCGGATGCTTACCGAAAAGACGGTGGTGCACGCGGGCGGATCGCGCGGCGGCCTCTACGGCGCGCTCGAGCGGATCTACATGGCGATGCTCGGATGGGCGATGCGGCATCGGCTCGCGGTGGTGGCGCTGGCGGCGATTGTCATGGCCGCCACGGCGCCGTTGTACCGGATGGTGCGGCAGGAGTACATTCCCACCAACGTCGACGAGAGCGAGTTCGAGATGTCGGTGATCGCGCCGGAGGGCACCAGCCTCACTGCCATGGAAGACGTGCTCGCCCGCGCCACCGAAGAGATCCGGAGCCTGCCCGGCGTCGAGCACGTCATCACGATCGTCGGCAACGGCTACCTGCAGAACGTGAACTCCGGCCGCGTGTATGTCCGGCTGGCGCCGGTGGAGGATCGGGTCCTATCGATCTCGCGGCTTGCCCGCCACACCCTCGACGGCGAGCCGCAGAAAGCGTTCCAGGGGATCTTCTCCCAGCGCAACGTGATGGACGCCGCCCGGGCGCGGCTGCGCGAAGCGATCCCCGATTGCCGCTTCGCGGTGCGCAACCTGCAGACCGTGAGCCAGGGTTCAGCTCCGGTGGATATCGACTACGTGATTCGCGGGCCCGAGCTCGAGGCCCTCAACGATTACAGCGAACGGCTGCGCACGGCCGCGATGAAGATCCCGGGCCTTGCCGACGTCGACACAACGCTTCGGCTGACCAAGCCCGAACTGCGCGTCTTCATCGATCGGGGCCGCGCGGCCGACCTCGGCGTGGACGCCTCCGACATCGCCGGCTCGCTCCGGCTCATGGTGGGCGGCGACGACGAGGTTTCCCGCTACCGCGACGACAAGCTCGCCGAAGACTACGACGTCGAAATCCGCCTGCAGGACGCCGACCGGAACTCGCCGGAAACAGTTTCCAAGCTTTATGTTCCGTCGTCAAAGGCGGGCATGGTTCGGCTCGACAACGTGGTCTCGCTGCGCAACGGCATGACCGCGTATCGCATCGAGGGGCTCGACCGGCAGCGGCAGGTCGGCATCCGCTCCAACGTCACCTCCGGGTACGCGCTGGCCGACCGGCTGGAGGAGATGCACAAGGCCGCCGCCGCGTTGAACCTCCCGGCGGCCTACTCGACCACGGTGATCGGCCGGGGCCGCGAGTTCAACCAGACGCTCACCGAATTCCTGCTCGCGTTCGTCCTGTCGGTGGTGTTCATGTACATGATTCTCGCTTCGCAGTTCGAGAATCTCGTGCACCCGGTGACGATTCTGCTGAGCTTGCCGCTGGCGGTGCCGTTCGGGTTCCTGTCGCTGTGGCTGTTCAAGGACACGCTCAATCTGTACTCCGCGCTCGGCATTCTCGTTCTTTTCGGAGTCGTGAAGAAGAATTCGATTCTCCAGGTGGACCACACCAACAACCTGCGCCGCGAGGGGCTTCCCCGGCTCGAAGCGATTCTGCAGGCAAACCGGGACCGGCTGCGGCCGATCCTGATGACGACGATGACGCTTGTGGCGGGCATGCTTCCGCTGGCGCTCGGCAATGGACCGGGCGCCGAAGAGCGCCGGTCGATCGCGATTATCGTGATCGGCGGACAGAGCCTTTCGCTGCTGCTGACGCTGATCGTGACGCCGGTGGCGTACTCGGTCTTCGACGACCTGGCGCAACGCGTCGCCGGGCGCCGACACGCACCGGCCGCGATACCGCACGCCGGAGATTGA
- a CDS encoding SIS domain-containing protein, translating to MSIMLDEIRQQPDVLDRTLREQIPAVESLKRAIVQRQPRMVILAARGTSDNAALFGRYLLEISTGVPVSMAAPSTFTLYGAKINYRDALVVGISQSGESTDTNIVIERARDQGALTVGITNEAQSSLAGLAEVVFHVKAGQERSVAATKTYTGQLMMIYLLAYAMGAPISIDQLRQIPAWADAALKLENDIGIRASRYRFMERTVVVGRGLNYANAFEFALKLMETCYIVAERFSSADFLHGPIAMVESSFPVFLFTPGGVTWSSMQTILDKVGVARAEMLLITDRSNPEAVNLGLRTVCIPARLAQEGPLPEEVFTPIPYIIPAQLFAAALAEEKGLDPDQPRGLSKVTRTL from the coding sequence ATGTCGATCATGCTCGACGAGATCCGGCAGCAGCCGGACGTGCTCGATCGAACCCTCCGCGAACAGATTCCCGCTGTCGAGAGCCTCAAGCGCGCCATCGTTCAGCGCCAGCCGCGCATGGTCATCCTGGCCGCGCGCGGCACCTCCGACAACGCCGCGCTCTTCGGGCGCTATCTCCTCGAAATTTCCACCGGAGTGCCCGTTTCAATGGCGGCGCCGTCGACATTCACCCTCTACGGCGCGAAAATCAACTACCGCGACGCCCTCGTGGTCGGAATCTCGCAATCGGGCGAATCCACCGACACGAACATCGTCATCGAGCGGGCGCGCGATCAAGGGGCCCTCACGGTTGGCATCACCAACGAGGCCCAGAGTTCGCTCGCCGGCCTGGCCGAGGTGGTGTTTCACGTCAAGGCCGGGCAGGAGCGCAGCGTCGCCGCAACGAAAACCTACACCGGGCAGTTGATGATGATTTACCTGCTCGCCTACGCTATGGGCGCGCCGATTTCCATCGACCAGTTGCGGCAGATTCCGGCCTGGGCCGACGCGGCGCTGAAGCTCGAGAACGACATCGGCATCCGCGCCTCGCGCTACCGCTTCATGGAGCGCACCGTGGTGGTGGGCCGCGGACTCAACTACGCCAACGCGTTCGAGTTCGCCCTGAAGCTGATGGAGACCTGCTACATCGTCGCCGAGCGCTTCTCGTCGGCCGATTTCCTTCACGGCCCGATCGCGATGGTGGAATCGTCGTTTCCGGTGTTTCTGTTCACTCCCGGCGGAGTAACGTGGTCTTCGATGCAGACGATCCTCGACAAGGTAGGCGTGGCGCGGGCGGAGATGCTGCTGATTACGGACCGCTCGAACCCGGAGGCGGTGAACCTCGGCCTCCGGACCGTTTGCATTCCGGCGCGGCTCGCCCAGGAGGGTCCGCTGCCGGAAGAGGTGTTTACGCCGATCCCCTACATCATCCCCGCGCAGTTGTTCGCCGCGGCGCTCGCGGAGGAGAAGGGACTCGATCCCGATCAGCCGCGCGGCCTGTCGAAGGTGACGCGGACGCTGTAG
- a CDS encoding response regulator encodes MMRNLAERFRRLSIRLKLRLVVTIAVSVAVAVASVMVLAYDQLAARDAMRRDLDVLAVNLGNNATAPLSFADIPAGEELLGALKAKPEVIRAILYAASGDRFAAYYRDELFRTRARPGDAPEHPQFRGGVLAVLRPVVLRGQTIGRLYIESDLTPLDARLGNYARLIAIVFATACLVAVGLSLRLQSAILDPLTQLARVARAVSQERDYSARAGKITNDEIGQLTDTFNEMLEEIERRDEGLRRHRDRLEREVSERTAELVRSNGELLVAKDKAEAASRSKSEFVANMSHEIRTPMNGVIGMTDLLLGTAIDTEQREYVETIQYSADAMLAVINDILDFSKIEAGRIELDPSPFNVRDLMEQTARTVAVRAHQHGLELICHAWPEAPETAVGDPARIRQVLLNLLGNAIKFTKKGEVELSAAASAGEDGTTTLRFTVRDTGIGVPADKQDLIFEPFSQADGSTTRKYGGTGLGLAISARLAEAMGGALTLESEEGVGSRFVFTAALKAAGAAARGPARPAGHGPGARVLVVDDNATHREVACRMLREWNLDPVPAASGAEALARIAGNERFALVLADAHLTGADWADLAARIAETGRRAPLILLVQEGRGEYRPGRVPDAVSVAKPIRRRDLKDAVSAALDPRNAPEPPAHRATRPHAAANPARILLAEDNPVNQRVAEAVLRKAGHEVEVAANGRLAVEFFASSRFDVVLMDIQMPEMDGFEALAAIREYEQRHGAPFPIPVIALTANATTGDRERCIAAGMSGYISKPFHAPELLQVVNTHAAANLAAAVAEAEAAHLPAGGAPAPLPSQA; translated from the coding sequence ATGATGCGGAACCTGGCCGAGCGGTTCCGAAGGCTGTCCATCCGGCTCAAGCTGCGCCTGGTGGTGACGATCGCGGTGAGCGTGGCCGTCGCCGTCGCTTCGGTGATGGTGCTGGCCTACGACCAACTGGCGGCGCGCGACGCGATGCGGCGGGACCTCGACGTGTTGGCGGTGAACCTCGGAAACAACGCGACCGCTCCGCTCAGCTTCGCCGACATCCCCGCCGGCGAAGAGCTGCTCGGCGCCTTGAAAGCGAAGCCGGAGGTGATCCGCGCGATTCTGTACGCGGCGTCCGGAGACCGGTTCGCGGCCTACTATCGGGACGAACTCTTCCGGACTCGCGCCCGGCCCGGGGACGCCCCGGAGCATCCGCAATTCCGCGGCGGCGTCCTCGCCGTGCTGCGCCCGGTGGTCCTGCGCGGGCAGACGATCGGCCGGCTCTATATCGAAAGCGATCTGACGCCGCTCGATGCCCGGCTCGGCAACTACGCCCGTTTGATCGCTATCGTCTTCGCGACCGCGTGCCTGGTCGCGGTGGGCCTGTCCCTGCGGTTGCAGTCGGCGATTCTTGATCCGCTGACACAGTTGGCTCGCGTGGCGCGGGCCGTCTCCCAGGAACGTGACTACAGCGCGCGCGCCGGAAAGATCACCAACGATGAAATCGGGCAGTTGACCGACACCTTCAACGAGATGCTCGAGGAAATCGAGCGGCGGGACGAAGGCCTGCGCAGGCATCGGGACCGGCTGGAGCGCGAGGTCTCCGAGCGCACGGCCGAACTCGTGCGGTCCAACGGCGAGCTTCTGGTGGCGAAAGACAAGGCGGAGGCCGCCAGCCGGTCCAAGAGCGAATTCGTCGCCAACATGAGCCACGAGATTCGGACGCCGATGAACGGCGTGATCGGGATGACCGACCTGCTGCTCGGCACCGCCATCGATACCGAGCAGCGAGAGTATGTCGAGACCATCCAGTACTCCGCCGACGCTATGCTGGCGGTGATCAACGACATCCTCGACTTCTCCAAAATCGAGGCCGGCCGCATCGAGCTCGACCCGTCGCCGTTCAACGTCCGCGACCTGATGGAGCAGACGGCGCGAACGGTGGCGGTCCGGGCGCACCAGCACGGGCTCGAACTGATCTGCCACGCGTGGCCGGAGGCGCCGGAAACAGCCGTCGGAGACCCGGCCCGGATCCGTCAGGTGCTCCTCAACCTGCTCGGCAACGCGATCAAGTTCACAAAAAAAGGCGAAGTGGAGCTGTCGGCGGCCGCGTCCGCCGGAGAGGATGGGACGACCACGCTCCGCTTCACGGTCCGCGACACCGGCATCGGCGTTCCCGCCGACAAGCAGGACCTGATCTTCGAGCCGTTCTCCCAGGCGGATGGGTCGACCACCCGGAAGTACGGCGGCACCGGGTTGGGCCTCGCCATCTCGGCCCGGCTGGCCGAGGCGATGGGCGGAGCGCTGACGCTCGAGAGCGAGGAGGGCGTGGGCAGCCGGTTCGTGTTCACCGCGGCGCTCAAAGCGGCAGGAGCAGCGGCGCGCGGTCCGGCAAGGCCAGCCGGTCACGGCCCCGGCGCGCGCGTGCTCGTCGTAGACGACAACGCCACTCACCGCGAAGTCGCCTGCCGGATGCTTCGCGAATGGAATCTCGATCCCGTCCCGGCGGCGTCGGGCGCGGAGGCGCTGGCGCGCATCGCCGGAAACGAACGATTCGCGCTGGTTCTAGCCGACGCTCACCTGACCGGCGCCGACTGGGCCGATCTCGCCGCGCGGATCGCCGAAACAGGCCGCCGCGCTCCCCTGATTCTGCTCGTGCAGGAAGGACGCGGAGAGTATCGTCCGGGGCGCGTTCCGGACGCGGTTTCCGTCGCCAAACCCATCCGGCGGCGGGATCTGAAGGATGCCGTCTCCGCCGCTCTCGATCCTCGCAACGCGCCGGAACCGCCCGCCCATCGGGCAACGAGACCGCACGCCGCGGCGAATCCGGCTCGCATTCTGCTCGCCGAAGACAACCCGGTGAATCAACGCGTCGCGGAAGCCGTATTGAGGAAGGCCGGGCACGAAGTCGAAGTGGCCGCTAACGGCCGCCTCGCCGTGGAGTTCTTCGCCTCCTCGCGGTTCGACGTCGTGCTGATGGATATCCAGATGCCCGAGATGGACGGATTCGAGGCCCTTGCCGCGATTCGCGAGTACGAACAGCGGCACGGCGCCCCCTTCCCGATCCCCGTGATCGCGTTAACCGCTAACGCCACAACGGGCGATCGCGAGCGATGCATCGCCGCCGGAATGAGCGGCTACATCTCGAAGCCCTTCCACGCGCCGGAGCTGCTGCAAGTGGTCAACACCCATGCGGCGGCGAACCTGGCGGCGGCCGTGGCCGAAGCCGAGGCGGCGCATCTCCCCGCCGGCGGCGCGCCCGCGCCCTTGCCTTCCCAGGCCTGA
- a CDS encoding YfiR family protein codes for MRWLFPWMLLAAAPGFCQARVGEHPAPVSEHQVKAAFLYNFAKFVRWPSPAQARGPVRICLAEEGRIGEALRVLVAGQTLDGRPFEVTAIASLEQAASCQILFVGEASRKRSRSLLARLETRPVLTVGESEGFAATEGMMNLRVAGGRVHVEVNPEAASRAGLQVSSKLLRLAEIVPPKGER; via the coding sequence ATGCGCTGGCTGTTTCCATGGATGCTTCTCGCCGCGGCGCCCGGCTTCTGCCAGGCGCGGGTGGGCGAGCACCCGGCGCCGGTGAGCGAGCATCAGGTAAAGGCGGCGTTCCTCTATAACTTCGCCAAGTTTGTCCGCTGGCCGAGCCCGGCCCAGGCGCGCGGGCCGGTGCGGATCTGTCTGGCCGAGGAGGGCAGGATCGGCGAGGCGCTGCGGGTCCTGGTGGCCGGCCAGACGCTGGACGGACGCCCGTTCGAAGTCACCGCCATCGCGAGCTTGGAGCAGGCGGCTTCCTGCCAGATTCTGTTCGTCGGCGAGGCGAGCCGAAAGCGGTCGCGGAGCCTGCTGGCGCGCCTCGAAACAAGGCCGGTGTTGACGGTGGGCGAATCCGAGGGATTCGCGGCCACGGAGGGGATGATGAACCTGCGCGTCGCCGGCGGGCGCGTGCATGTGGAAGTGAATCCCGAGGCGGCTTCGAGGGCCGGGCTGCAGGTGAGTTCGAAGCTGCTGCGGCTGGCCGAAATCGTCCCGCCGAAAGGGGAGCGATGA